One genomic window of Roseobacter ponti includes the following:
- a CDS encoding lytic transglycosylase domain-containing protein — protein MMRTVTALALTVATGATALSAETVSTKSRNKLFSSQISVLDNRASDQYNNSVRLKPQSVHVPTKWDKAYKGPYTGPFLVMAKSAARKHGVPEDLFLRLVQQESNWNPKAKSHKGALGLAQLMPATARALRVDPMDPLQNLEGGARYLANQYRTFGSWRLALAAYNAGPAAVQKYGGIPPYRETRNYVKVITGQ, from the coding sequence ATGATGCGGACAGTCACTGCACTGGCACTGACCGTGGCGACAGGGGCAACGGCTCTGTCGGCTGAGACCGTGTCGACAAAAAGCCGCAACAAGCTCTTCTCGTCGCAGATCAGCGTGCTCGATAACCGCGCTTCTGATCAGTACAACAACTCTGTACGCCTCAAACCCCAGTCCGTGCACGTGCCGACAAAATGGGACAAGGCCTATAAGGGCCCTTATACAGGCCCGTTTCTGGTGATGGCAAAATCCGCCGCGCGCAAGCACGGGGTGCCGGAAGATCTCTTTCTGCGCCTGGTACAGCAGGAATCAAACTGGAACCCGAAAGCAAAATCTCACAAGGGCGCGCTCGGGCTGGCGCAGCTGATGCCGGCCACTGCAAGGGCACTGCGCGTTGATCCGATGGATCCGCTGCAGAACCTTGAAGGCGGTGCGCGCTATCTCGCAAATCAGTACCGCACTTTCGGCTCCTGGCGTCTGGCACTGGCGGCTTACAACGCGGGCCCCGCAGCGGTACAGAAATATGGCGGAATTCCACCATACCGGGAAACCCGGAATTACGTTAAAGTCATAACAGGCCAGTAA
- the ssb gene encoding single-stranded DNA-binding protein, translating to MAGSVNKVILIGNLGRDPEVRSFQNGGKVCNLRIATSETWKDRNTGERKERTEWHSVAIFQEGLVRIAEQYLRKGSKVYIEGQLQTRKWQDQSGQDRYSTEVVLQGYGGTLTMLDGRGEGGGGGFGGGGGGDQGYDDRGGDSYGSGGGSGGGGTSGPAPSRDLDDEIPF from the coding sequence ATGGCCGGCTCAGTAAACAAAGTTATTCTCATCGGCAATCTGGGGCGTGACCCGGAAGTCCGCAGTTTTCAGAACGGCGGCAAGGTCTGCAACCTGCGCATCGCCACATCCGAGACATGGAAAGACCGCAACACAGGCGAGCGCAAAGAGCGCACGGAATGGCATTCGGTCGCTATTTTCCAGGAAGGTCTCGTGCGGATTGCCGAGCAGTATCTGCGCAAAGGGTCCAAAGTCTATATCGAAGGCCAGCTGCAGACCCGCAAGTGGCAGGACCAGTCCGGCCAGGACCGTTATTCCACCGAGGTTGTGTTGCAGGGCTATGGCGGCACGCTGACCATGCTTGACGGGCGCGGTGAAGGTGGCGGCGGTGGATTTGGCGGCGGCGGCGGCGGAGATCAGGGCTATGATGACCGCGGCGGCGACAGCTATGGCAGCGGCGGTGGTAGCGGTGGCGGCGGCACCTCCGGTCCGGCACCTTCGCGTGATCTGGACGATGAAATCCCGTTCTGA
- a CDS encoding GNAT family N-acetyltransferase → MIRPAIRLLTRADTAAALELYTDLTLGPPACDRTAFHRVLEHPGTTVTGAFEGDFLVSMVTLHLLPNVTWDARPYALIENVVTRKDRRGEGFGRLTIGAALERAWAADAYKVMLLTGQRRGAKGFYEAVGFSSEDKHAMVIRRP, encoded by the coding sequence ATGATCCGGCCTGCCATACGCCTGCTGACCCGGGCGGATACTGCGGCAGCACTTGAGCTTTACACTGACCTCACCCTCGGGCCACCGGCCTGTGACCGAACGGCCTTTCACAGGGTGCTGGAACATCCCGGCACCACTGTGACCGGTGCCTTTGAGGGTGATTTTCTTGTCTCGATGGTGACACTGCACCTGCTGCCCAATGTCACCTGGGACGCACGTCCCTATGCGCTCATCGAGAATGTGGTGACGCGAAAGGACCGGCGCGGCGAGGGCTTCGGGCGGCTGACAATCGGGGCTGCGCTGGAGCGCGCCTGGGCTGCGGATGCATATAAGGTCATGCTGCTGACCGGCCAGCGCCGCGGCGCAAAAGGGTTTTACGAGGCCGTCGGATTTTCCTCAGAGGACAAGCACGCGATGGTCATCCGCCGGCCCTGA
- the aroB gene encoding 3-dehydroquinate synthase — MTEIVRVDLPGRAYEVRIGPGLIAQSGAHIAPLLKRPRVVVISDETVSGLHLDALSHGLGAEGIEMEALVLPPGEATKSWGPLEQCVEWLLDQKTERGDIVVAFGGGVIGDLAGFAAAILRRGVRFVQIPTSLLAQVDSSVGGKTGINAPQGKNLIGAFHQPSLVLADTDVLGTLTPRDFIAGYGEVVKYGLLGDAGFFEWLETNGPALAAGDMPTRVEAVRRSVQMKADIVIRDETEQGDRALLNLGHTFGHALEAATGYSDRLLHGEGVAIGCALAFELSARLGLCAQETPGRVRAHLRAMNMKTELSDIDGDLPDAATLLELMGQDKKVVQGKLRFILARGIGEAFVTADVPPGEVLRVLEDALR; from the coding sequence ATGACTGAGATCGTCAGAGTGGACCTGCCGGGCCGCGCCTATGAAGTGCGCATCGGCCCGGGCCTGATTGCACAGTCCGGCGCACATATAGCACCCTTGCTCAAACGCCCGCGGGTCGTCGTGATCAGCGACGAAACCGTGTCCGGCCTGCACCTCGATGCGCTGAGCCACGGTCTGGGTGCTGAAGGCATTGAAATGGAAGCCCTCGTACTGCCGCCCGGTGAGGCGACAAAGTCATGGGGACCGCTTGAGCAGTGCGTCGAGTGGCTTCTGGATCAGAAAACTGAACGCGGCGATATCGTTGTGGCCTTTGGCGGGGGGGTTATCGGGGATCTCGCGGGCTTTGCCGCTGCTATCCTGCGCCGCGGTGTCCGTTTTGTGCAGATCCCCACGTCACTGCTTGCCCAGGTGGACAGTTCTGTCGGCGGTAAAACAGGCATTAACGCGCCCCAGGGCAAAAACCTGATCGGCGCTTTTCACCAGCCGTCACTGGTGCTGGCGGATACCGACGTTCTGGGCACCCTCACGCCACGCGATTTCATCGCAGGCTACGGTGAGGTGGTAAAATACGGGCTTCTGGGTGACGCCGGATTTTTTGAATGGCTGGAGACGAACGGTCCCGCGCTCGCGGCGGGTGACATGCCGACCCGCGTCGAAGCCGTGCGCCGGTCGGTGCAGATGAAGGCCGACATCGTGATCCGCGACGAGACCGAACAGGGCGACCGCGCGCTGCTGAACCTTGGCCACACCTTCGGGCATGCGCTGGAGGCCGCAACAGGGTATTCTGACCGCCTGCTGCACGGTGAGGGCGTTGCCATCGGCTGCGCGCTGGCCTTTGAGCTTTCCGCGCGCCTCGGTCTGTGCGCGCAGGAGACACCCGGCCGGGTACGTGCGCATCTGCGTGCCATGAACATGAAAACCGAACTGTCGGATATCGACGGCGATCTGCCGGATGCGGCCACACTGCTCGAGCTCATGGGGCAGGATAAAAAAGTGGTGCAGGGAAAGCTGCGGTTTATCCTCGCACGGGGCATCGGCGAGGCCTTTGTTACAGCAGACGTGCCACCGGGAGAGGTGCTGCGCGTACTCGAAGACGCGTTGCGATAA
- a CDS encoding shikimate kinase, with protein sequence MSEIEQSLADQSATGAFHLKKTIVMVGMMGAGKTAVGRGLAQLLDVEFLDSDAEIELAANMTVPEIFARDGEPFFRARETEVITRLLQGRPCVLSTGGGAFLSAANQARISQHGVAIWLDADIDLLWSRVKHRDTRPLLRTPDPRTTLEKLCAERVPEYSKADLRVPCAPPVSIEAMAARVARALLTRPDVLERTDD encoded by the coding sequence ATGAGTGAAATTGAGCAATCCCTGGCCGATCAGAGCGCCACAGGGGCGTTTCATCTGAAAAAGACCATTGTGATGGTCGGCATGATGGGCGCCGGAAAGACGGCTGTCGGACGGGGACTGGCGCAGCTCCTGGATGTTGAGTTTCTTGATTCTGACGCCGAGATCGAGCTTGCGGCAAATATGACTGTGCCCGAAATATTCGCCCGCGACGGCGAGCCGTTTTTCCGTGCGCGCGAGACCGAAGTGATCACCCGCCTGCTGCAGGGCAGACCCTGCGTCCTGTCGACAGGTGGCGGGGCTTTTCTGTCGGCTGCAAACCAGGCCCGGATCAGCCAGCACGGTGTGGCGATCTGGCTTGATGCGGATATTGACCTGCTCTGGAGCCGAGTGAAACACCGCGACACCCGGCCACTGCTGCGCACGCCCGATCCGCGCACCACACTGGAAAAGCTCTGTGCGGAACGGGTGCCGGAATACAGTAAGGCCGATCTTCGCGTGCCCTGCGCGCCGCCGGTCTCGATCGAAGCGATGGCCGCACGGGTGGCGCGCGCGCTGCTGACAAGGCCCGATGTTCTGGAGCGCACCGATGACTGA
- a CDS encoding site-specific tyrosine recombinase XerD, with protein MAGDSWISVFLEAQAAELGAARNTLLAYGRDLQDFAAWLTAKDLAFEAATKADVENYLISCDAAGLSRATRARRLSAIRQLYRFAFEEGWRSDNPAIQITGPGRDKRLPKTLSEDEVDRLLEAARTAGRSPSDKARNTCLMELLYATGMRVTELVSLPVSATRGDPRMLLIMGKGGKERMVPLSAPARDALAQWLRLRDAGEDKRRASGAPASKFLFASRGVSGHLTRHRFYTLIKEFAVAGGVSPQKVTPHTLRHAFATHLLAHGADLRSIQTLLGHADVATTEIYTHVLEARLSDLVLKHHPLAEYPAVRGKGKASQKGE; from the coding sequence ATGGCCGGTGACAGTTGGATCTCTGTCTTTCTCGAAGCACAGGCCGCTGAGCTCGGAGCCGCGCGCAACACGCTGCTGGCCTATGGCCGCGATCTGCAGGATTTCGCGGCCTGGCTCACAGCAAAAGATCTCGCGTTTGAGGCGGCGACAAAGGCCGATGTGGAAAATTATCTGATCAGCTGCGACGCCGCGGGACTGTCGCGCGCGACCCGTGCGCGGCGCCTGTCGGCGATCAGGCAACTCTACCGGTTTGCCTTTGAGGAAGGCTGGCGCAGCGATAACCCCGCCATTCAGATCACCGGGCCGGGACGCGACAAACGTCTGCCGAAAACACTGTCCGAAGATGAGGTGGACAGGCTGCTTGAAGCGGCACGCACGGCCGGCCGGTCGCCGTCGGACAAGGCGCGCAATACCTGTCTGATGGAACTGCTTTACGCCACCGGCATGCGGGTGACGGAGCTTGTCTCTTTGCCCGTCAGTGCCACGCGGGGCGATCCGCGGATGCTGCTTATTATGGGCAAGGGCGGGAAAGAACGCATGGTGCCGCTTTCGGCGCCGGCACGCGATGCCCTGGCGCAGTGGCTCAGGCTGCGTGATGCCGGGGAGGACAAGCGCCGGGCATCAGGTGCTCCCGCGTCAAAATTCCTTTTTGCCTCGCGCGGCGTCTCCGGGCATCTGACACGGCACCGGTTTTATACGCTGATCAAAGAATTTGCCGTGGCCGGAGGGGTCAGCCCGCAGAAAGTGACGCCACACACGCTGCGCCATGCCTTTGCGACGCATCTGCTGGCCCATGGCGCCGATCTGCGGTCTATCCAGACCCTGCTGGGGCATGCTGATGTGGCGACCACCGAGATTTATACCCATGTTCTCGAAGCGCGGTTGTCTGATCTGGTGCTGAAACACCACCCGCTTGCGGAATATCCTGCTGTCAGAGGCAAGGGTAAGGCATCGCAGAAGGGCGAGTAA
- a CDS encoding HlyC/CorC family transporter — protein MDPASATLDAAFWITSCVILFLLVLSGFFSGSETALTAASRGKLRSQADKGSRGAERALKITEDNERLIGSVLLGNNLVNILAASLATSIFTRAFGESGVALATLVMTLLVLIFAEVLPKTYAITNSERAAALVSAPISIIVKVFSPVVAAVRYFVRGVLRVFGVRIDPDSNILDVHAEIEGALHLGHSEGVVEKEHRDRILGALDLNERAVEEIMLHRSGIEMIDANAEPETILEQCLQSNYTRLPVFKEDPENIVGVIHAKDLLRAMYKIIGGPEGDASKLRDFDIADVAMKPYFVPETSTLDEQMRQFLRRRTHFALVVDEYGSLQGLITLEDILEEIVGEITDEFDPDGEYPVQQTGDGMYVVDGAMTIRDLNRATDWNLPDEEANTIAGLVIHEAQMIPTTGQVFSFHGFRFEVCARDGNRITELKIRPL, from the coding sequence ATGGACCCCGCCTCCGCAACGCTTGATGCAGCTTTCTGGATCACAAGTTGCGTTATTCTCTTTCTGCTGGTTCTGTCCGGCTTTTTCTCAGGTTCCGAAACCGCGCTCACAGCGGCCTCTCGCGGTAAACTGCGCAGCCAGGCCGACAAAGGCTCGCGCGGTGCCGAACGCGCGCTGAAGATCACTGAAGACAACGAACGGCTTATAGGCTCGGTGCTGCTGGGCAATAACCTCGTGAATATCCTCGCGGCGTCGCTGGCCACGTCGATCTTTACGCGTGCTTTCGGCGAAAGTGGTGTGGCGCTTGCCACGCTGGTCATGACGCTTCTGGTGCTGATCTTTGCCGAAGTTCTGCCCAAGACCTATGCGATTACCAATTCCGAACGCGCCGCAGCCCTGGTCTCGGCACCGATTTCGATCATCGTCAAAGTGTTCTCGCCCGTTGTCGCGGCTGTGCGCTATTTCGTGCGCGGTGTGCTGCGTGTTTTCGGAGTTCGTATTGATCCGGACAGCAACATTCTTGACGTACACGCTGAGATCGAAGGCGCGTTGCATCTCGGTCACTCGGAAGGTGTGGTCGAGAAAGAGCATCGTGACCGGATCCTTGGCGCGCTCGATCTCAATGAGCGCGCGGTCGAAGAGATCATGCTGCATCGCTCCGGCATTGAGATGATCGATGCCAATGCAGAGCCCGAAACGATCCTTGAGCAGTGTCTGCAGTCGAATTACACCCGCCTGCCGGTCTTCAAAGAGGATCCGGAAAACATTGTCGGCGTGATCCATGCCAAGGATCTGCTGCGCGCGATGTACAAGATTATTGGTGGCCCTGAGGGGGACGCATCGAAACTGCGCGATTTCGACATCGCCGATGTGGCGATGAAGCCCTATTTCGTGCCCGAAACCTCGACCCTTGATGAACAGATGCGCCAGTTTCTGCGCCGCCGCACGCATTTTGCGCTTGTGGTAGATGAGTACGGGTCGCTGCAGGGTCTGATCACCCTGGAAGACATTCTCGAAGAGATTGTGGGCGAAATCACCGACGAATTCGACCCTGATGGCGAATACCCGGTGCAGCAGACCGGCGACGGGATGTATGTGGTCGACGGGGCAATGACGATCCGCGATCTTAACCGCGCGACCGACTGGAACCTGCCCGATGAAGAGGCCAACACAATCGCCGGCCTGGTCATTCATGAAGCGCAGATGATCCCGACAACAGGTCAGGTGTTCTCGTTTCACGGCTTCCGCTTTGAAGTCTGCGCGCGGGACGGCAACAGGATTACCGAACTAAAAATCAGGCCGCTCTGA
- a CDS encoding DUF3299 domain-containing protein has product MIRFFTQMLALVLTVALAQSAMASEERTINWDDLLPEVRPFHDPFAEMGYEQIGNLARLFRMEGQLENGNDSQIREEADNLRNQLIAEGLDPDDLFRQRDIVMTERRLAATSVNPDLNGTPVRMPGYILPLEMTGEKAVQFLLVPYVGACIHTPTPPANQMVFVSFEDGFTVDGLYKPVWIRGEMRAQSRTQTLSFVDGQAEIETSYAMQALSVEPYTR; this is encoded by the coding sequence ATGATCCGATTTTTCACACAGATGCTGGCACTGGTTCTGACCGTCGCTCTTGCACAGTCCGCGATGGCCAGCGAGGAACGTACCATCAACTGGGACGATCTGCTGCCCGAAGTCCGGCCCTTTCACGATCCGTTTGCGGAAATGGGTTATGAACAGATCGGCAATCTGGCGCGGCTTTTCCGCATGGAAGGTCAGCTTGAGAACGGAAACGACAGCCAGATCAGAGAAGAAGCCGACAACCTGCGCAATCAGCTGATTGCCGAAGGCCTCGATCCCGACGACCTGTTCCGGCAGCGTGATATCGTGATGACTGAGCGCAGGCTGGCCGCCACGTCGGTCAACCCCGACCTTAACGGAACGCCCGTGCGCATGCCGGGATACATCCTCCCACTGGAAATGACCGGCGAGAAGGCTGTGCAGTTTTTGCTGGTGCCTTATGTCGGCGCCTGCATTCACACGCCCACGCCACCTGCCAACCAGATGGTTTTCGTCAGTTTTGAGGACGGCTTTACGGTCGACGGGCTTTATAAACCGGTCTGGATCCGCGGCGAGATGCGCGCGCAAAGCCGCACGCAAACCCTCAGCTTTGTGGACGGACAGGCAGAGATTGAGACGAGCTACGCCATGCAGGCGCTCTCGGTTGAGCCTTACACGCGGTAG
- a CDS encoding ABC transporter permease yields the protein MLKLSLKSLINRGFVALLTVLGIALSVALILGVERLRTEARAGFANSASGIDLIVAARGNDVQILMATVFGVGSTGTGISPESYQMISDLPQVSWTVPLLMGDNHRGYPVIGTSAAYFDRFRHSGGQPLAFRSGGVFRSEDGAVVGAGVADAFGYVPGSVIVNAHGSGQVAFEIHDEAPFTISGVLERTGTATDRMVFVSLKGFDTLHQNTARQPADPFATPPQAPVTQQNPDPDAAPDGHAGEHIGGDDDTAGDADRGHLPGTINAIYVGLTDKIAVLSVQRIVAGYRGDALSAVMPYVALLQLWSLTGTAETALRLMAAAVAVAGVTGMVVMLSAALEVRRREFAILRSAGATPVDILTLILIEAAFLMIAGIVLGYMALLVITGFADPVLAESFGLRIGLTWPTFREALLILAVFCSGLLAAVVPAIRVYRMTLADGLSMRL from the coding sequence ATGCTGAAACTAAGCCTGAAAAGCCTGATCAACCGGGGCTTTGTTGCTCTGCTTACCGTATTAGGCATCGCTCTGAGTGTGGCGCTGATCCTCGGCGTTGAACGCCTGCGCACAGAAGCCCGCGCCGGGTTTGCCAACTCGGCCTCTGGCATTGATCTGATCGTCGCCGCGCGCGGAAACGATGTGCAGATCCTGATGGCTACGGTCTTTGGTGTCGGCTCGACCGGGACCGGCATCAGCCCTGAAAGCTATCAGATGATCTCGGATCTGCCACAGGTCAGCTGGACGGTTCCGCTGCTGATGGGTGACAATCACCGCGGCTATCCGGTGATCGGCACCTCGGCGGCATATTTCGACCGCTTCCGCCACAGCGGCGGACAGCCGCTCGCGTTTCGCAGCGGCGGGGTTTTCCGCTCAGAAGACGGCGCCGTGGTGGGAGCAGGGGTGGCCGATGCCTTCGGCTATGTACCGGGCAGCGTGATCGTCAATGCACACGGATCCGGGCAGGTGGCTTTTGAGATCCACGATGAGGCGCCGTTTACGATCTCAGGTGTTCTTGAACGCACGGGCACCGCGACCGACAGAATGGTTTTCGTCTCGCTCAAAGGTTTTGACACCCTGCACCAGAACACAGCCCGGCAACCGGCCGATCCTTTTGCAACTCCGCCTCAGGCGCCTGTGACACAGCAAAACCCTGATCCCGATGCCGCACCGGATGGTCATGCCGGGGAGCACATCGGGGGCGATGACGACACAGCAGGAGATGCGGACCGCGGCCATCTGCCCGGCACAATCAATGCGATCTACGTCGGTCTGACAGACAAAATTGCCGTCCTGTCCGTGCAGCGAATTGTCGCCGGATACCGCGGCGACGCCCTGAGCGCGGTCATGCCCTATGTTGCGCTGCTGCAGCTGTGGTCACTGACGGGAACTGCGGAAACCGCGTTGCGCCTGATGGCGGCAGCGGTGGCGGTCGCCGGTGTGACCGGCATGGTGGTTATGCTCTCCGCAGCTCTCGAAGTGCGCCGTCGTGAGTTTGCCATCCTGCGATCAGCAGGGGCCACACCGGTGGATATTCTCACGCTTATCCTGATTGAGGCAGCCTTTCTGATGATCGCGGGCATTGTTCTCGGCTATATGGCCCTGCTGGTGATCACCGGCTTCGCTGATCCGGTACTGGCCGAAAGCTTCGGGTTGCGGATCGGGCTGACATGGCCAACTTTTCGTGAGGCACTTCTAATCCTTGCGGTTTTCTGCTCTGGTCTGCTTGCCGCTGTTGTTCCGGCCATACGGGTCTACCGGATGACCCTGGCGGACGGCCTGTCGATGCGGCTCTGA
- a CDS encoding ABC transporter ATP-binding protein, which produces MSAISIQSLHYTWPGATEAVLNIGRFDLQAGETVFLSGPSGSGKSTLLAAIAGVIDIPDGTVTVRGQDLSALSGSARDRFRAAHLGIIFQVFNLLPWLSPVENVLLPCRFSGIRRQQAGPDPAVTAAHLLRDLGLGDPALQNAPASALSVGQQQRVAAARALIGAPGVVLADEPTSALDEDAKTGFVDLLLRECAAAGTSLLFVSHDRSLARHFDRAEDLRDLQSAGVPC; this is translated from the coding sequence ATGTCCGCAATCTCGATCCAGTCGCTGCACTATACATGGCCCGGTGCCACAGAAGCGGTGCTGAACATCGGCAGATTTGATCTGCAAGCGGGTGAAACTGTGTTTCTGTCCGGGCCGAGCGGCAGCGGAAAATCCACTCTGCTGGCCGCCATCGCGGGCGTGATCGACATTCCGGACGGCACGGTCACAGTCCGGGGCCAGGATCTGAGCGCGCTCTCAGGCTCTGCGCGCGACAGGTTTCGGGCGGCGCATCTGGGGATCATATTCCAGGTTTTCAATCTCCTGCCCTGGCTCAGCCCGGTGGAAAATGTCCTTCTGCCCTGCCGGTTTTCCGGCATCAGACGACAGCAGGCGGGGCCGGATCCCGCAGTAACAGCAGCACACCTGCTAAGGGATCTGGGGCTGGGCGACCCTGCTCTTCAGAACGCACCGGCGAGCGCGCTGAGCGTCGGCCAGCAGCAGCGCGTTGCTGCCGCACGGGCCCTGATCGGCGCACCGGGGGTCGTGCTGGCGGACGAACCGACCTCGGCGCTTGATGAGGATGCAAAAACCGGATTTGTCGATCTGCTGCTGCGCGAATGCGCCGCTGCCGGGACAAGCCTTCTTTTCGTGAGCCATGACCGCTCTCTTGCCCGCCACTTCGACCGGGCGGAAGATCTGCGCGATCTGCAGAGCGCGGGCGTGCCATGCTGA
- a CDS encoding GcvT family protein produces the protein MRTHAQAVVIGGGVIGCSILYHLTKAGWSDVVLLERDELTSGSTWHAAANIHGLHDNNNITRIQNYTMDLYNALEAETGQSCGVFQPGSLYLAQTEARAHQLRLQAAKAKYYGLPFREIDRQEAEALHPLVDYDGIRCIMFEENGGNVDPSGVTNAYAAGARQNGAEIIRFCPVTGTEQQPDGTWVVRTARGDIATEWVVNAAGLWGREVAALAGITLPLQPTEHQYFVTETIAEIAGLDRRLPSVADRDGEYYLRQEGKGLLVGAYEKDLRFWAEDGTPQGFGHELFADDLERIEENMMRAIDRVPAVGEAGIKRVINGPMIWSPDSNVLFGPVPELSNYFCCNGIIPGFSQSGGMGLLAADWITTGETRYDMFAWDVARFGDWADKAFTKARVGDQYAHRFKIHFPGEERAAGRPVRTRPVYEMQKEMGAVFGLNYGWEHPLYFGDTPGAEDVTEGFTRQGWWDTVGAECRMLREHAGIIDISNFAKYRCKGPGAEAWLNSVFANNMPKSVGRSCLTPLIGKRGGIAGDFTVTRLGEEEFWIIGGGAAERYHQRFFRSVPLPEGTEFISLTEAYCGFNVAGPAARDLLARLTNSSLATADFPFMRSARMEIAGVPVLALRVSFTGDLGWELHCATEDQKKLYEALLEAGKEFGAGPVGSRALMSLRVEKGYGSWSREYSPEYWPQEVGLDRLCKMDKDFLNRAAVAETLARAPREMLVLMELDAAQTDASNADATGGEPVFRNGRGIGRVTSGAYGYSVGRSLALGYVKDAAPGDEVEVMILGQPHKARILQEPPFDPNGERLRA, from the coding sequence ATGCGCACCCATGCTCAGGCCGTTGTCATCGGAGGCGGCGTAATCGGCTGCTCCATCCTTTATCACCTGACCAAAGCGGGCTGGAGCGATGTTGTCCTGCTGGAGCGCGACGAGCTTACATCGGGTTCGACATGGCATGCGGCGGCCAATATCCACGGGCTGCACGACAACAACAACATTACCCGGATCCAGAACTACACGATGGATCTTTATAATGCGCTGGAAGCGGAAACCGGGCAGTCCTGCGGGGTGTTTCAGCCTGGGTCCCTCTATCTCGCTCAGACCGAGGCGCGGGCGCACCAGTTGCGCCTGCAGGCGGCAAAGGCAAAATACTATGGCCTGCCGTTCCGCGAGATTGACCGCCAGGAAGCCGAAGCCCTGCACCCGCTGGTCGATTACGACGGCATCCGCTGCATCATGTTCGAGGAAAACGGCGGCAACGTGGACCCGTCGGGCGTCACCAATGCCTATGCCGCCGGCGCGCGCCAGAACGGGGCGGAGATCATCCGGTTCTGCCCGGTCACCGGAACCGAACAGCAACCCGACGGCACCTGGGTTGTGCGCACAGCCAGAGGCGACATCGCAACGGAATGGGTGGTCAACGCCGCCGGTCTCTGGGGCAGGGAGGTTGCAGCCCTTGCAGGGATTACGCTGCCGCTGCAACCGACTGAGCATCAGTATTTCGTCACGGAAACCATCGCGGAGATTGCCGGGCTGGACCGCCGCCTGCCGTCCGTCGCGGACCGGGACGGCGAATATTACCTGCGCCAGGAGGGCAAAGGGCTGCTTGTCGGCGCCTATGAAAAAGACCTGCGGTTCTGGGCAGAGGACGGCACGCCGCAGGGCTTTGGCCATGAGCTTTTCGCAGATGATCTGGAGCGCATCGAAGAGAATATGATGCGCGCCATCGACAGGGTGCCCGCCGTGGGCGAGGCCGGCATTAAACGGGTGATCAACGGGCCGATGATCTGGTCGCCGGACAGCAATGTGCTCTTTGGCCCGGTGCCCGAACTCAGCAACTACTTCTGCTGTAACGGTATTATTCCCGGGTTTTCGCAGTCGGGTGGCATGGGGCTGCTGGCTGCCGACTGGATCACCACCGGCGAGACCCGCTATGACATGTTCGCCTGGGATGTGGCGCGGTTCGGCGACTGGGCAGACAAGGCCTTCACCAAAGCACGTGTGGGTGATCAGTACGCGCACCGGTTCAAAATCCACTTCCCCGGGGAGGAACGTGCCGCAGGCCGGCCGGTGCGCACGCGGCCCGTCTATGAGATGCAAAAAGAGATGGGCGCGGTTTTCGGTCTGAACTACGGCTGGGAGCATCCGCTTTATTTTGGCGATACGCCAGGTGCTGAAGACGTCACCGAAGGGTTCACCCGCCAGGGCTGGTGGGACACCGTCGGCGCCGAATGCCGGATGCTGCGCGAGCATGCGGGCATTATCGATATTTCGAACTTTGCAAAATACCGCTGCAAAGGGCCGGGGGCTGAGGCCTGGCTGAATTCTGTATTCGCCAACAATATGCCGAAATCGGTCGGCCGCTCCTGTCTGACCCCGCTGATTGGAAAACGCGGCGGCATCGCCGGTGATTTTACCGTAACGCGGCTGGGAGAGGAAGAATTCTGGATCATCGGCGGCGGCGCTGCGGAGCGGTATCACCAGCGCTTTTTCAGATCCGTTCCGCTGCCCGAAGGCACGGAGTTTATAAGCCTGACCGAAGCATACTGCGGGTTCAACGTGGCCGGCCCGGCCGCGCGCGATTTGCTGGCGCGGCTGACCAACAGTTCGCTTGCAACAGCGGACTTCCCGTTTATGCGCAGCGCCCGGATGGAGATCGCAGGCGTGCCTGTGCTGGCGCTGAGAGTGTCCTTCACCGGCGATCTCGGCTGGGAACTGCACTGCGCCACCGAAGACCAGAAAAAGCTCTATGAAGCGCTGCTTGAGGCGGGCAAAGAGTTCGGAGCAGGCCCCGTGGGCAGCCGCGCGCTGATGAGCCTGCGCGTCGAAAAGGGATACGGATCCTGGAGCCGCGAATACTCTCCGGAATACTGGCCCCAGGAGGTCGGCCTCGACCGCCTCTGCAAAATGGACAAGGATTTCCTCAACAGGGCAGCCGTCGCGGAAACCCTCGCCAGAGCTCCGCGTGAAATGCTGGTGCTGATGGAACTCGACGCGGCTCAGACAGATGCTTCCAACGCGGATGCCACAGGCGGCGAGCCCGTCTTCCGGAACGGCAGGGGCATCGGGCGGGTCACCTCAGGTGCTTACGGCTATTCGGTCGGCAGGAGCCTGGCCCTGGGCTATGTGAAAGACGCGGCACCCGGCGACGAGGTTGAGGTGATGATCCTTGGTCAGCCCCACAAGGCCCGTATCCTGCAAGAGCCGCCCTTTGATCCCAATGGCGAACGCCTTCGGGCCTGA